A stretch of the Halorussus lipolyticus genome encodes the following:
- a CDS encoding glucodextranase DOMON-like domain-containing protein, translated as MRKNNPVPSESRRDVLKAVGASATLPLVGASAVSAKSGDETEVSGGDTAHWTTGEQYGVGTVADHAEDDSSNVWFTLTEGALAQARFPRIDLMDLRTLDFVVADPDSGYSARTFNQSRKDDDRSPIERTTEMADDDALVFRQTIEETDRGWLLEVEYAADPEADAVLADVRFRSRGPEKYDLYVVADTALSNSGRGDSATVRGKQNDRYLTARDTTSDDEAVILDEEGDPYNVAVGLASDRGFEAASADVVGGDIEALFGEGTFTPHQSAEGNVALVGKLAGDAPQVKDTVVLGFAEENDESAAVSEAEDALSRSFSAVRAEYAKGWREYLKSIETPESVQGDPDLRRQYDASAMVLKAVESKQFPGAGVASPSVPWGEAVTADQPSDYGYNYVWARDLYQSYTALSAMGDDESALSALEYLYEFQQREDGFLPQNTFLDGRTRWGGEQMDNVSFPQVMAYQHLDRHGLDFSDVGFDYENVASSADYVAGNGPYTGQERWEEESGYSPSTTAAEIAGLACAARLADDEGERGDALVYLALADEWQEKTDDWMATETGTDQHENTPYYVRINDDRDPDDGASLDINNGGPSLDERNVIDAGFLELVRLGVKPWDDEVIRNSLEVVDDTIRVETPHGPAFYRYNGDGYGEQDGSDQYPAGAPWSLDNTGQGRLWPIFSGERGEYELLAGTDSGAVAPRNLLETMADFANSGRMIPEQVWDRPDETEFGWEFGAGTGSATPLSWSMAQFVRLAHSIDAGRPIERPEFVADRYTEGDRPEGPVLDVEFPPTVVSDPEVTVSGTTDGAEVVVKTGAETVRREVNDGTFSVDLSVGDGETEITVVAATAGDVTEVGTSVAQKTVARVEVGDPVADFEDPEGDDHGPGSYVYPKAGAFVDGAFDIDSFGVYETSDTYQFLVRLGGELTNPWGGNAVSVQSLQIYVRDPAQSGGTTQARTGVNATFTEPYHYRVFAEGFVAPRVEAADGSEVTRDVTLSGYQAVDAIKIEVPKSALGGTLEDKQLVPLMLCQDGYSEGRIRPVTAEAGNWVLGGGRDDDMNPNVIDLVTPDGVSQAEALAYSATEQATIPYLSL; from the coding sequence GTGCGAAAAAACAATCCGGTTCCGAGTGAATCGAGGCGTGACGTACTGAAGGCGGTCGGCGCGAGCGCAACCCTCCCGTTGGTCGGCGCGAGCGCAGTCTCGGCGAAATCCGGAGACGAGACCGAAGTCTCCGGCGGCGACACCGCCCACTGGACCACCGGCGAGCAGTACGGGGTCGGAACGGTTGCCGACCACGCCGAGGACGACTCCTCGAACGTCTGGTTCACGCTGACCGAGGGCGCGCTGGCCCAAGCCCGATTCCCCCGAATCGACCTCATGGACCTCCGGACGCTGGACTTCGTGGTGGCCGACCCCGATTCGGGCTACTCGGCCCGAACCTTCAACCAGAGCAGGAAAGACGACGACCGGTCCCCAATCGAGCGAACCACCGAGATGGCCGACGACGACGCGCTGGTCTTCCGCCAGACCATCGAGGAGACCGACCGCGGATGGCTCCTCGAAGTCGAGTACGCCGCCGACCCGGAGGCCGACGCCGTGCTGGCCGACGTGCGATTCCGGTCCCGTGGCCCCGAGAAGTACGACCTCTACGTCGTTGCCGACACCGCGCTGTCGAACTCCGGGCGGGGCGATTCGGCCACGGTCCGCGGCAAGCAAAACGACCGATACCTGACCGCTCGGGACACGACCAGCGACGACGAGGCCGTGATTCTGGACGAGGAGGGCGACCCCTACAACGTCGCCGTCGGCCTCGCCTCCGACCGCGGATTCGAGGCCGCGAGCGCCGACGTGGTGGGCGGCGACATCGAAGCCCTGTTCGGCGAGGGCACCTTCACGCCCCACCAGAGCGCAGAGGGGAACGTCGCGCTCGTCGGTAAACTGGCCGGAGACGCCCCGCAAGTCAAGGACACGGTGGTCCTCGGATTCGCCGAGGAGAACGACGAGAGCGCCGCAGTAAGCGAAGCCGAGGACGCCCTCTCGCGGTCCTTTTCTGCGGTCCGGGCCGAGTACGCGAAGGGTTGGCGCGAGTACCTGAAATCCATCGAGACCCCCGAGTCGGTGCAGGGCGACCCCGACCTCCGGCGACAGTACGACGCCTCTGCGATGGTGCTGAAGGCGGTCGAATCCAAGCAGTTCCCCGGCGCTGGCGTCGCCAGTCCGTCGGTCCCATGGGGTGAGGCGGTCACGGCCGACCAGCCCTCGGACTACGGCTACAACTACGTCTGGGCGCGGGACCTCTACCAGTCCTACACCGCCTTGTCAGCGATGGGCGACGACGAGAGCGCCCTGTCGGCCCTCGAATACCTCTACGAGTTCCAACAGCGCGAGGACGGCTTCCTCCCGCAGAACACCTTCCTCGACGGGCGGACTCGGTGGGGCGGCGAGCAGATGGACAACGTTTCGTTCCCGCAGGTGATGGCCTACCAGCACCTCGACCGCCACGGCCTCGACTTCTCGGACGTGGGCTTCGACTACGAGAACGTCGCGTCCTCGGCGGACTACGTTGCTGGCAACGGCCCTTACACCGGCCAAGAGCGGTGGGAGGAGGAATCGGGCTACTCGCCCTCGACCACCGCGGCCGAAATCGCGGGACTGGCCTGCGCCGCCCGACTCGCAGACGACGAGGGAGAACGCGGTGACGCCCTCGTGTATCTGGCGCTCGCCGACGAGTGGCAGGAGAAGACCGACGACTGGATGGCGACCGAGACGGGGACCGACCAGCACGAGAACACGCCCTACTACGTCCGAATCAACGACGACCGGGACCCCGACGATGGCGCGTCCCTCGACATCAACAACGGCGGTCCCTCGCTGGACGAGCGAAACGTCATCGACGCCGGATTCCTCGAACTCGTGCGCCTCGGCGTCAAGCCGTGGGACGACGAGGTGATTCGGAACTCGCTGGAAGTGGTGGACGACACCATCCGGGTCGAGACGCCCCACGGTCCGGCGTTCTACCGGTACAACGGCGACGGCTACGGCGAACAGGACGGGAGCGACCAGTACCCCGCGGGCGCGCCGTGGAGCCTCGACAACACCGGGCAGGGCCGACTCTGGCCCATCTTCTCGGGCGAGCGCGGCGAGTACGAACTCCTCGCGGGCACCGACTCGGGCGCTGTCGCGCCCCGAAACCTGCTGGAGACGATGGCCGACTTCGCCAACTCCGGGCGGATGATTCCCGAGCAGGTGTGGGACCGGCCCGACGAGACCGAATTCGGGTGGGAGTTCGGCGCGGGGACCGGTTCGGCCACGCCCCTCTCGTGGAGCATGGCCCAGTTCGTCCGCCTCGCTCACTCCATCGACGCCGGACGCCCCATCGAGCGCCCCGAGTTCGTGGCCGACCGCTACACCGAGGGCGACCGACCCGAGGGGCCGGTCCTCGACGTGGAGTTCCCGCCGACTGTCGTCAGCGACCCGGAGGTCACCGTCTCCGGAACCACCGACGGCGCTGAGGTCGTAGTCAAGACCGGCGCGGAGACAGTCCGGCGCGAGGTCAACGACGGCACATTCTCGGTGGACCTCTCGGTCGGCGACGGCGAGACCGAAATCACGGTGGTCGCGGCCACCGCGGGCGACGTGACGGAGGTCGGCACCTCGGTCGCCCAGAAGACGGTCGCTCGCGTCGAGGTCGGCGACCCGGTTGCGGACTTCGAGGACCCCGAGGGCGACGACCACGGGCCGGGAAGCTACGTCTACCCGAAGGCCGGCGCGTTCGTGGACGGCGCATTCGACATCGACTCGTTCGGCGTCTACGAGACCAGCGACACCTACCAGTTCCTCGTCCGCCTCGGCGGCGAGTTGACCAACCCGTGGGGCGGCAACGCCGTCTCGGTCCAGTCGCTCCAGATTTACGTCCGAGACCCGGCCCAGTCGGGCGGGACGACGCAGGCCCGAACCGGCGTCAACGCGACGTTCACGGAGCCATACCACTACCGCGTGTTCGCCGAAGGCTTCGTTGCTCCTCGGGTCGAGGCCGCAGACGGGTCCGAAGTCACCCGCGACGTGACCCTCTCGGGCTATCAAGCGGTAGACGCTATAAAAATCGAGGTCCCGAAGTCGGCGCTCGGCGGCACCCTCGAAGACAAGCAACTCGTGCCGCTGATGCTGTGTCAGGACGGCTACAGCGAGGGCAGAATCCGGCCGGTCACGGCCGAAGCGGGCAACTGGGTGCTGGGCGGCGGCCGCGACGACGACATGAACCCGAACGTCATCGACCTCGTGACACCCGACGGCGTGAGCCAAGCGGAGGCGCTGGCCTACTCGGCGACCGAGCAGGCAACGATTCCGTACCTGTCGCTGTAG
- a CDS encoding CopG family ribbon-helix-helix protein, whose protein sequence is MTVVSISMPDELLNRVDDFADEHGYTGRSEVFREAARNLLGEFEDKKLEDRDLMGVVTVLFNYESSGVEQRMMELRHEYDGLVTSNVHNHVGDHYCMELFILEGELTDISTFVGKIRATQDTLTVDYSVTPVDEVGPFAGE, encoded by the coding sequence ATGACCGTCGTCAGCATCTCGATGCCGGACGAACTGCTGAACCGCGTGGACGACTTCGCCGACGAACACGGCTACACCGGCCGGAGCGAGGTCTTCCGCGAGGCCGCCCGGAACCTACTCGGGGAGTTCGAGGACAAGAAGTTAGAGGACCGCGACCTGATGGGCGTCGTCACAGTGCTGTTCAACTACGAGAGTTCCGGCGTCGAACAGCGCATGATGGAACTGCGCCACGAGTACGACGGGTTGGTGACTTCGAACGTCCACAACCACGTCGGCGACCACTACTGCATGGAACTGTTCATCCTCGAAGGGGAACTGACCGACATCTCGACGTTCGTGGGCAAGATTCGGGCCACCCAAGACACGCTCACGGTCGATTACTCCGTGACCCCGGTGGACGAGGTGGGGCCGTTCGCCGGCGAGTGA
- the ctaD gene encoding cytochrome c oxidase subunit I, whose translation MGVLLVAVAAYILRIEDWQSYTPLAGGGGGYGEAGETTHQEKPGGLARWLTTVDHKDIGLLYGLYGLIAFAWGGIAILLMRTELLTPESAIMGANFYNSLLTSHGITMLFLFGTPIIAAFGNYFIPLLIGADDMAFPRINAIAFWLLPPGALLIWFGFFAAPFGIGIDPSQTSWTMYTPLSVEQTNPGVDLMLLGLHLTGVSATMGAINFIATIFTERGEDVGWENLDIFSWTMLTQSGLILFSFPLLGSALVMLLMDRNFGTMFFSPEGGGPILWQHLFWFFGHPEVYILVLPPMGLVSLILPRFSGRKLFGFKFIVYSTLAIGVLSFGVWAHHMFSTGIDPRIRASFMAVSLAIAVPSAVKVFNWITTMWNGKLRMTAPMLFCIGFVQNFIIGGVTGIFLASIPVDLVLHDTYYVVGHFHFIVMGAIAVAGFAGIYYWFPMYTGRMYQKTLAKWHFWLTMVGSNVTFFALLLLGYGGMPRRYATYLPQFQDLHVVATAGAFIMGFGQLIFVWNVVTSWLEGRRVESGDPWDLEDDGLKTKEWAWFERKRETAIATDGGEDDEEARTSSEKRTDGGEETADD comes from the coding sequence ATGGGGGTGCTTCTCGTCGCTGTCGCGGCGTACATCCTCCGCATCGAGGACTGGCAGTCGTACACGCCCCTCGCAGGGGGTGGTGGCGGCTACGGCGAGGCCGGTGAGACGACCCATCAGGAGAAACCCGGCGGATTGGCTCGCTGGCTAACCACCGTAGACCACAAGGACATCGGTCTGCTCTACGGCCTCTACGGACTGATAGCGTTCGCGTGGGGTGGTATCGCCATCCTGCTGATGCGGACCGAACTCCTGACGCCCGAGTCGGCGATTATGGGCGCGAACTTCTACAACTCCCTGCTCACGTCCCACGGCATCACGATGCTGTTCCTGTTCGGGACGCCCATCATCGCGGCGTTCGGGAACTACTTCATTCCCTTGCTCATCGGCGCGGACGACATGGCTTTCCCGCGCATCAACGCCATCGCGTTCTGGCTTCTGCCACCCGGCGCGCTCCTCATCTGGTTCGGCTTCTTCGCCGCACCGTTCGGCATCGGCATCGACCCGTCCCAGACCTCGTGGACGATGTACACGCCCCTCTCGGTGGAGCAGACGAATCCCGGCGTGGACCTGATGTTACTCGGCTTGCACCTCACTGGCGTCTCGGCGACGATGGGGGCCATCAACTTCATCGCCACCATCTTCACCGAACGAGGAGAGGACGTTGGCTGGGAGAACCTCGACATCTTCTCGTGGACGATGCTCACCCAGTCGGGCCTCATCCTGTTCTCGTTCCCCCTCTTGGGGAGTGCGCTCGTGATGCTCCTGATGGACCGGAACTTCGGTACCATGTTCTTCTCCCCGGAGGGCGGCGGCCCGATTCTCTGGCAACATCTGTTCTGGTTCTTCGGCCACCCTGAGGTCTACATCCTCGTTCTGCCACCGATGGGGCTTGTGAGCCTCATCCTCCCGCGGTTCTCTGGCCGGAAGCTATTCGGGTTCAAATTCATCGTCTACTCGACGCTGGCAATCGGCGTCCTGAGCTTCGGCGTGTGGGCACACCACATGTTCAGCACGGGCATCGACCCCCGCATCCGGGCTAGCTTCATGGCGGTCTCCTTGGCAATCGCGGTGCCGAGCGCGGTCAAGGTGTTCAACTGGATTACGACGATGTGGAACGGCAAACTCCGGATGACCGCGCCGATGCTGTTCTGCATCGGGTTCGTCCAGAACTTCATCATCGGCGGCGTCACCGGTATCTTCCTCGCGTCGATTCCGGTTGACCTCGTGCTTCACGACACCTACTACGTCGTCGGCCACTTCCACTTCATCGTCATGGGCGCGATTGCCGTCGCCGGGTTCGCTGGCATCTACTACTGGTTCCCGATGTACACCGGCCGGATGTACCAGAAGACGCTGGCCAAGTGGCACTTCTGGCTCACGATGGTCGGAAGCAACGTGACGTTCTTCGCGCTCCTCCTGCTTGGCTACGGCGGGATGCCCCGGCGCTACGCTACCTACCTCCCGCAGTTCCAAGACCTCCACGTCGTCGCCACGGCGGGGGCGTTCATCATGGGCTTCGGCCAACTCATCTTCGTCTGGAACGTCGTCACCTCGTGGCTGGAGGGCCGGCGTGTCGAGAGCGGCGACCCGTGGGACCTCGAAGACGACGGCCTCAAGACCAAGGAGTGGGCGTGGTTCGAGCGCAAGCGAGAGACCGCCATCGCCACCGACGGCGGCGAGGACGACGAGGAGGCCCGGACCTCCTCGGAGAAGCGCACTGACGGCGGCGAGGAGACCGCCGACGACTGA
- a CDS encoding thioredoxin family protein, whose translation MVMKESAEKLERGEPVPNFELRGTDGETHTLSDFADYDAVLLVFTCNHCPYAQAKFDLLNDISAEYDDAAVVGINPNDAEEYPDDSYDKMVEYVEDGTIRYDAYLRDETQAVAEAYGAECTPDPFLLRNGGDTFTLAYHGRLDDALNPDDDPTEIYIRDAIDAVLAGEDVDLDFMPSRGCSIKWK comes from the coding sequence ATGGTCATGAAAGAGTCCGCGGAGAAACTCGAGCGCGGCGAACCGGTCCCCAACTTCGAGTTGCGGGGCACCGACGGCGAGACCCACACCCTCTCGGATTTCGCCGACTACGACGCCGTACTGCTGGTTTTCACCTGCAATCACTGCCCCTACGCGCAGGCCAAGTTCGACCTGCTCAACGACATCTCAGCGGAGTACGACGACGCCGCGGTGGTCGGCATCAACCCCAACGACGCCGAGGAGTACCCCGACGACTCCTACGACAAAATGGTCGAATACGTCGAGGACGGCACGATTCGCTACGACGCCTACCTCCGCGACGAGACTCAAGCGGTCGCCGAGGCCTACGGCGCGGAGTGTACGCCCGACCCCTTCTTGCTGAGAAACGGTGGGGACACCTTCACCCTCGCCTACCACGGCCGCCTCGATGACGCGCTGAACCCCGACGACGACCCCACCGAAATCTACATTCGGGACGCCATCGACGCCGTGCTGGCGGGCGAGGACGTTGACTTGGACTTCATGCCCTCGCGGGGTTGCTCCATCAAGTGGAAGTAG
- a CDS encoding helix-turn-helix domain-containing protein codes for MRAVSFALEYETGADAVADAFREHPDLYGHSLSCTVTPSHCWRVDRLTGPATALEVAEEAFAEDGHTADCFGASDCPADTRSEVLHRDPSTRILFTSWRRTDECASIPHLALEYVGPGVLFATERRGSRYEWHVLLPSDANLGAFSDAIQAEKAPNVRFDLRQVTDESAWLSAYSGRPALPYTHYEAMAAAVERGYYETPRGITVEELADELDLPRSTLSYRLRRAEAELARSFVGSK; via the coding sequence ATGCGCGCCGTTTCGTTCGCGCTGGAGTACGAGACCGGTGCCGACGCGGTGGCCGACGCCTTCCGCGAGCATCCCGACCTCTACGGCCACTCGCTGTCGTGTACCGTCACCCCGAGCCACTGCTGGCGAGTGGACCGCCTCACCGGCCCGGCCACGGCGCTGGAGGTCGCCGAGGAGGCCTTCGCCGAGGACGGGCACACGGCCGACTGCTTCGGAGCGAGCGACTGCCCGGCCGACACCCGGAGCGAGGTCCTCCACCGCGACCCCTCGACGCGCATCCTGTTCACGAGTTGGCGGCGAACCGACGAGTGCGCGTCGATTCCCCACCTCGCGCTGGAGTACGTCGGCCCCGGCGTTTTGTTCGCCACCGAGCGCCGCGGGTCGCGCTACGAGTGGCACGTCCTCCTCCCGAGCGACGCCAATCTGGGCGCGTTCTCCGACGCGATTCAGGCCGAGAAGGCCCCGAACGTGCGGTTCGACCTCCGGCAGGTCACCGACGAGTCGGCGTGGCTCTCGGCCTACAGCGGTCGGCCCGCCCTGCCCTACACCCACTACGAGGCGATGGCCGCCGCCGTCGAACGCGGCTACTACGAGACGCCCCGCGGGATTACCGTCGAGGAGTTAGCCGACGAGTTGGACCTGCCGCGCTCGACGCTCTCGTACCGACTGCGCCGGGCGGAGGCGGAACTGGCGCGAAGTTTCGTTGGAAGCAAGTGA
- a CDS encoding glutathione S-transferase family protein, whose protein sequence is MNMLVDGEWRTDAYESTDDEGNFDRQETSFREWVEDDPSAEFPVEAGRYHLYVSAACPWAHRTLLVRSLKGLKDAISVSVVDPYRQNDGWEFSPEKSGCTEDHLNGFDYLRETYVAADPDFTGRVTVPVLWDTETETIVNNESEEIMRMFDTAFHDVAERDVTLYPEGYRDEVDEIIDDIYDPINNGVYRAGFAGNQEAYDEAVTELFDALDEYDELLADQRYLCGDRLTEADVAMFTTLVRFDPVYHTHFKCNVRQISEYDNLWPYLRDLYQTEGVAETVNLDHIKHHYFRSHTDLNPKQIVPKGPAIDFEAPHDRDELPGGPPEQVESSAR, encoded by the coding sequence ATGAACATGCTCGTGGACGGCGAGTGGCGGACCGACGCCTACGAATCAACCGACGACGAGGGTAACTTCGACCGGCAGGAGACCAGTTTCCGCGAGTGGGTCGAGGACGACCCCAGCGCCGAGTTCCCGGTCGAGGCCGGGCGCTACCACCTCTACGTCTCTGCGGCCTGTCCGTGGGCGCACCGGACCTTGCTGGTCCGGAGTCTGAAGGGGTTGAAGGACGCCATCTCCGTCTCGGTCGTGGACCCCTACCGCCAGAACGACGGGTGGGAGTTCAGTCCCGAGAAATCCGGATGCACCGAGGACCACCTCAACGGTTTCGACTACCTGCGGGAGACCTACGTCGCCGCGGACCCCGATTTCACGGGGAGAGTCACGGTGCCGGTCCTCTGGGACACGGAAACGGAGACCATCGTGAACAACGAGTCCGAAGAAATCATGCGGATGTTCGACACCGCGTTTCACGACGTGGCAGAGAGGGACGTGACCCTCTACCCCGAGGGCTACCGCGACGAGGTGGACGAAATCATCGACGACATCTACGACCCCATCAACAACGGGGTCTACCGCGCCGGGTTCGCCGGGAATCAGGAGGCCTACGACGAGGCCGTCACCGAACTGTTCGACGCGCTGGACGAGTACGACGAACTCCTCGCGGACCAGCGGTACCTCTGCGGCGACCGACTCACCGAGGCCGACGTGGCGATGTTCACTACGCTGGTCCGGTTCGACCCGGTGTACCACACCCACTTCAAGTGCAACGTCCGCCAGATTTCCGAGTACGACAATCTCTGGCCCTATCTGCGGGACCTCTACCAGACCGAGGGCGTGGCCGAGACGGTCAACCTCGACCACATCAAACACCACTATTTCCGGAGTCACACCGACCTGAATCCCAAGCAAATCGTGCCGAAGGGACCGGCCATCGACTTCGAGGCACCCCACGACCGCGACGAACTGCCGGGTGGCCCGCCCGAGCAGGTCGAATCCTCGGCACGGTAA
- a CDS encoding branched-chain amino acid ABC transporter permease: MASLLQLFANGVIFGSIVLLASVGLSLLYGIGNFANFAHGELLTIGAYTAFVAKVTLGLPFVAAIGVSIVATALVGLVLDRLLFVRHRNSSPIVLLIVTIGVALVLRSAIRIVWSNQLRSLGLPLRRGIQFVDATIPIAGYDLLLRLRVTQDGLTIVAVAALFALGTHLFLTRTTMGVAMRATADNRSLAKVTGIDTERVLRATWGLSGALAGVGGVFLGMQTGVIMPRMGFNILLVAFSAVILGGIGSPYGAMVGAYVIGIAQEMSIAIPGVSASYRAAVSFLILVLVLLVKPDGIAGGRWG; this comes from the coding sequence ATGGCTAGCCTCCTCCAGTTGTTCGCCAACGGGGTGATTTTCGGGAGCATCGTCCTGCTGGCGTCGGTGGGTCTCTCCCTGCTCTACGGCATCGGCAACTTCGCCAACTTCGCCCACGGCGAACTCCTGACAATCGGGGCCTACACTGCCTTCGTCGCCAAGGTGACGCTGGGCCTGCCCTTCGTCGCGGCAATCGGCGTGAGCATCGTAGCGACGGCACTCGTCGGTCTCGTACTCGACCGACTGCTGTTCGTGCGCCACCGCAACTCGTCGCCAATCGTCCTCCTCATCGTGACCATCGGGGTCGCGCTGGTCCTGCGAAGCGCCATCCGCATCGTCTGGTCGAACCAGTTGCGCTCGCTGGGGCTTCCTCTCCGGCGGGGCATCCAGTTCGTGGACGCGACGATTCCGATTGCGGGCTACGACCTGCTCCTCCGACTCCGGGTCACGCAGGACGGTCTCACTATCGTCGCGGTGGCGGCCCTGTTCGCGCTCGGGACCCACCTGTTCCTGACGAGGACCACGATGGGCGTGGCGATGCGGGCCACCGCCGACAACCGCTCGCTGGCGAAGGTGACGGGCATCGACACCGAGCGCGTCCTCCGGGCGACGTGGGGGCTTTCCGGCGCGCTCGCCGGGGTCGGCGGGGTCTTTTTGGGGATGCAGACCGGCGTCATCATGCCCCGGATGGGGTTCAACATCCTGCTGGTCGCGTTCTCTGCGGTCATCCTCGGTGGCATCGGAAGCCCCTACGGCGCGATGGTTGGGGCCTACGTCATCGGTATCGCCCAAGAGATGTCCATCGCCATCCCCGGCGTGAGCGCGAGTTACCGGGCCGCGGTCTCGTTTCTGATTCTCGTGCTGGTCCTGCTGGTCAAGCCCGACGGCATCGCGGGAGGGCGGTGGGGATGA
- a CDS encoding branched-chain amino acid ABC transporter permease, with product MTSEPIILAGLTGLPAFLVNVATFAVVYMILALGLNLQWGYTGLFNISVAAFWGIGAYTAAIVTKPPSAPTALGLNLPYLWVDVAGVPLPLAPAVLAGALAAGAVGLLIAIPTLRLRDDYLAIATLGLAEVIRLVLTNEEWLTMGARGLSVSNPLLALDYSNLLLLGVALVLLGVTYWLLEVGVESPWGRVLKAVREDETVAESVGKDTFTYKTQSFVLGSAVMGAAGTITALQLNFLVPSQFGPRWAFYIYIAVIVGGSGTNRGAVLGGLLLAVLLELPRFLRDFVPFESVVTNLRLLVIGVLVIVIMTYRPWGILGDPQAMQRDE from the coding sequence ATGACCAGCGAACCGATAATTTTGGCGGGGCTGACCGGCCTCCCGGCCTTTCTGGTCAACGTCGCCACGTTCGCGGTGGTCTACATGATTCTGGCGCTCGGTCTCAACCTCCAGTGGGGCTACACCGGCCTGTTCAACATCAGCGTGGCCGCGTTCTGGGGCATCGGAGCCTACACCGCCGCAATCGTGACCAAGCCGCCGAGCGCGCCGACCGCCCTCGGCCTGAACCTGCCCTACCTCTGGGTTGACGTTGCCGGCGTCCCGCTCCCGCTCGCGCCCGCAGTTCTGGCGGGCGCGCTCGCGGCGGGAGCGGTGGGCCTCCTGATTGCGATTCCGACGCTCAGGCTCCGGGACGACTATCTGGCCATCGCCACGCTGGGACTGGCGGAGGTGATTCGGTTGGTGCTGACCAACGAGGAGTGGCTAACGATGGGCGCGCGAGGCCTCTCGGTTTCGAACCCCCTCCTCGCGCTGGACTACTCGAACCTCCTCCTGCTTGGGGTCGCGCTGGTGCTGTTGGGCGTGACCTACTGGTTGCTGGAGGTCGGCGTCGAGAGTCCGTGGGGCCGGGTGCTGAAGGCGGTCCGCGAGGACGAGACGGTCGCCGAGAGCGTCGGCAAGGATACCTTCACCTACAAGACCCAGAGCTTCGTCCTCGGGAGCGCCGTGATGGGCGCGGCGGGCACGATTACCGCCCTCCAACTCAACTTCTTGGTGCCGAGCCAGTTCGGTCCTCGGTGGGCGTTCTACATCTACATCGCGGTCATCGTCGGCGGAAGCGGGACGAACCGCGGCGCGGTGCTGGGCGGGCTTTTGCTCGCTGTTCTACTCGAACTGCCCCGGTTCCTCCGGGACTTCGTGCCCTTCGAGAGCGTCGTGACGAACCTCCGGTTGCTCGTGATTGGGGTGTTGGTAATCGTGATTATGACCTACCGGCCGTGGGGGATTCTGGGCGACCCGCAGGCGATGCAGAGAGACGAGTGA